One Epidermidibacterium keratini DNA segment encodes these proteins:
- a CDS encoding NAD(P)H-hydrate dehydratase, translating into MIGAYSVAQIRDAEAAAMRDVPDGELMQRASYALAMHCLEVLRARRGHVRGSRVVLLVGSGGNGGDALYAGKFLAQRGIAVTALLANPDKTYPGALGAFRAAGGYAEPLRGNRAATARESAAVIETADVVIDGLVGLGSGRVLDLPEPIAAALAGHAGIVAVDVPSGVDVDTGVPAEDAIRARVTVTFGALKHAHVLAPGHCGAVELVDIGLERYLPIPDARILTDIDVASAWPQPAHDGHKYSLGVVAIAAGSDRYPGAAVLCSGGALRAKPGMVRYLGEPHAADRVIAAWPEAVVAASMQDAGRTDAWVVGPGIGTDERGQALVDEALQLDVPVLFDADALTVLSQRDDPLTDRTAPTVLTPHTGEFARLFGEVTDPLTSAREAAAQTGAVVLLKGPSTVIASPDGTAYLNTTGTSKLATAGTGDVLSGIIGALLAAGLDPALAAALGAHAHGAAAGLADGFIVAGDLPSLLRTYLAQTL; encoded by the coding sequence GTGATCGGCGCCTACTCGGTCGCCCAGATCCGCGACGCGGAAGCTGCCGCGATGCGTGACGTGCCCGACGGCGAGCTCATGCAGCGGGCGTCGTACGCGCTGGCCATGCACTGCCTCGAAGTGCTGCGAGCGCGGCGTGGACACGTGCGCGGATCGCGCGTCGTACTCCTCGTTGGATCCGGCGGCAACGGTGGAGATGCCTTATATGCCGGGAAGTTTCTCGCGCAACGCGGTATCGCCGTCACCGCACTGCTGGCCAACCCTGACAAGACCTACCCGGGTGCGCTAGGCGCTTTCCGAGCCGCCGGAGGGTACGCCGAACCACTGCGCGGCAACCGCGCCGCGACCGCACGGGAGTCGGCGGCGGTCATCGAAACTGCCGATGTCGTCATCGACGGTCTTGTCGGACTCGGCTCGGGCCGCGTGCTCGACCTGCCGGAGCCCATCGCCGCCGCACTGGCAGGCCACGCTGGGATCGTGGCGGTCGACGTACCGTCGGGCGTCGACGTCGACACGGGCGTGCCTGCGGAGGACGCCATTCGGGCACGCGTCACGGTCACGTTCGGCGCCCTGAAGCATGCGCACGTGCTCGCGCCAGGTCACTGCGGCGCGGTCGAGCTCGTCGACATCGGCCTGGAGCGCTACCTACCTATACCCGACGCGCGAATATTGACCGATATCGATGTCGCTAGTGCGTGGCCGCAGCCGGCCCACGACGGTCACAAGTACTCGCTCGGGGTCGTCGCGATCGCGGCCGGTTCGGACCGCTATCCCGGCGCCGCCGTGTTGTGCAGCGGGGGAGCGCTGCGTGCCAAGCCGGGCATGGTGCGCTACCTCGGCGAGCCGCACGCCGCCGACCGCGTGATCGCCGCCTGGCCCGAGGCCGTCGTAGCCGCCTCGATGCAGGACGCCGGCCGCACCGACGCGTGGGTCGTCGGGCCGGGTATCGGCACCGACGAACGCGGGCAGGCATTGGTCGACGAGGCACTGCAACTCGACGTGCCCGTGCTCTTCGACGCCGATGCGCTCACTGTCCTGTCTCAACGCGACGATCCGCTCACCGACCGCACGGCGCCGACCGTGCTGACGCCGCACACCGGCGAGTTCGCCCGGCTCTTCGGTGAGGTCACCGACCCGCTCACCAGCGCCCGGGAAGCGGCCGCGCAGACCGGGGCCGTCGTACTGCTCAAGGGCCCATCGACCGTCATCGCCAGCCCGGACGGTACGGCGTACCTCAACACGACCGGCACCTCGAAACTCGCGACCGCAGGCACCGGCGACGTGCTGTCGGGGATCATCGGCGCGCTGCTTGCCGCGGGCCTTGACCCTGCGCTCGCCGCGGCGCTCGGGGCGCACGCCCACGGTGCGGCGGCCGGGCTGGCCGACGGGTTCATCGTCGCCGGCGACCTGCCCAGCCTGCTGCGCACCTACCTCGCGCAGACGCTCTAG
- the rimI gene encoding ribosomal protein S18-alanine N-acetyltransferase yields MSTDLALRAMRRDDLPGVLALEHALFGGQAWSEAMLRAELDDTANRWYVLVEDEGGLAAYAGLAVLGDEAHVMTIGTAPGRQRQGIGRALLRALLAEAELREVRQTVLEVRVDNAAAIALYESEGFEQVAIRKRYYQPEDVDAAVMIRA; encoded by the coding sequence GTGAGCACCGACCTTGCACTGCGCGCGATGCGCCGCGATGACCTGCCCGGCGTACTCGCGCTCGAACACGCGCTGTTTGGTGGGCAGGCCTGGAGTGAGGCGATGCTGCGGGCTGAGCTCGATGACACCGCTAACCGCTGGTACGTGCTGGTCGAGGACGAAGGTGGGCTCGCGGCGTACGCCGGCCTGGCCGTGCTCGGCGACGAAGCGCACGTGATGACGATCGGCACCGCACCCGGCCGGCAGCGGCAGGGGATCGGCCGCGCATTGCTGCGGGCGCTGCTCGCCGAGGCCGAGCTTCGCGAGGTGCGCCAGACGGTGCTCGAAGTGCGCGTCGACAACGCTGCCGCGATCGCGCTGTATGAGTCGGAAGGGTTCGAGCAGGTGGCGATCCGCAAGCGCTACTACCAGCCCGAGGACGTGGATGCGGCGGTGATGATCCGTGCCTGA
- a CDS encoding TetR/AcrR family transcriptional regulator, translating into MPMTLGLRDQKKLETRARLAQAAMTLVTERGYPHVTIADIADAAGVSRRTFSNYFSSKAECLIEINEAEAARVLPMILADTSDQPIGKRVASALADFSDSFWDDCARLYRLREEEPEVLSALARAEVQHGAEFAADIVELSDGVIDPLRMRVTIAAVQAAVMACLGYWLDSGSPGGTRGLADLIEQTLSVVDLSWLDDYRELVRDNLAARSER; encoded by the coding sequence ATGCCCATGACGCTCGGTCTGCGCGACCAGAAGAAGCTCGAGACGCGTGCCCGGCTCGCCCAGGCGGCAATGACCTTGGTGACCGAACGCGGCTACCCGCACGTCACCATCGCCGACATCGCCGATGCCGCCGGGGTCTCGCGTCGGACGTTCTCGAACTACTTCTCCTCCAAGGCCGAGTGCCTGATCGAGATCAACGAGGCCGAGGCGGCGCGGGTGTTGCCGATGATCCTCGCCGACACCTCCGACCAGCCGATCGGCAAGCGGGTGGCGAGCGCCCTCGCGGACTTCTCGGACTCGTTCTGGGACGACTGCGCCCGGCTCTACCGGCTGCGCGAGGAGGAACCCGAAGTGCTGTCGGCGCTCGCCCGCGCCGAGGTGCAGCACGGCGCTGAGTTCGCCGCCGACATCGTCGAGCTCAGCGACGGGGTCATCGACCCGCTGCGCATGCGGGTCACGATCGCGGCGGTCCAGGCCGCCGTGATGGCCTGCCTGGGCTACTGGCTCGACAGCGGCAGCCCCGGCGGCACCCGGGGGCTCGCCGATCTGATCGAGCAGACCCTCAGCGTCGTGGACCTGTCCTGGCTCGATGACTACCGCGAGCTGGTCCGCGACAACCTCGCCGCCCGATCCGAACGTTAA
- the tsaE gene encoding tRNA (adenosine(37)-N6)-threonylcarbamoyltransferase complex ATPase subunit type 1 TsaE has translation MSASCRARPVRGLAELDALAAGLARLLQPGDVVLLRGPLGAGKTTFAQAVGAALGIRERMTSPTFVIAHVFTSGRLPLVHVDAYRIADALELDDLDLDASLDESATLIEWGEGKAEQLRDDYLVVDIARDAADDEDTRLIRFEPHGPGWTQRLARLEIGDIEDSR, from the coding sequence ATGAGCGCGAGCTGCCGTGCGCGTCCGGTGCGCGGGCTGGCCGAGCTCGACGCACTGGCCGCCGGCCTCGCGCGGCTGCTGCAGCCCGGCGACGTCGTACTGCTGCGCGGGCCGTTGGGCGCCGGCAAGACGACTTTTGCCCAGGCAGTCGGTGCCGCGCTCGGCATCCGGGAGCGGATGACCTCGCCGACGTTCGTCATCGCCCACGTGTTTACCTCCGGGCGGCTGCCGCTGGTGCATGTCGATGCCTACCGGATCGCCGACGCGTTGGAGCTTGATGACCTCGATCTCGACGCCTCGCTGGACGAGTCGGCGACACTGATCGAGTGGGGCGAGGGCAAAGCCGAGCAGCTGCGCGACGACTACCTCGTCGTCGACATTGCGCGTGATGCCGCCGACGACGAGGACACCCGGCTCATCCGGTTCGAGCCGCACGGGCCGGGCTGGACGCAGCGCCTTGCCCGGCTCGAGATCGGTGATATCGAGGATTCTCGATGA
- a CDS encoding alpha/beta fold hydrolase, which translates to MSAVNKGVLGALGGIGAAVALNTARVVAEHAAIRRVRNTSPVLDDDVPLGELEADRHYTVTADDGTPLHVEEIGPTDAPIVVIFAHGYTNNLRAWHFQALGLSQVDDPRMRLVFYDQRSHGRSGRSRRGDATIDQLGSDLEQVVAAATKNEPVVLVGHSMGGMTIMALAERRPDLFSDQVIGVAFLSTSAGDLRSALQAVMPSSIMQRSLPYLVRSAQFAPRSVERGRRLLGNAVWLAVRRLSFGRRQTSAVLSDFVDQMIGATPVEVVADFYPTLASHDRSGALPTLAETEVLIIVGDADRMTPVEHSEAIAAALPESDLFVIHDAGHMAMLEEPELTNAQLIAFIRRALKRAERAGKRKSA; encoded by the coding sequence ATGAGCGCAGTGAACAAGGGCGTCCTCGGGGCGCTCGGCGGGATTGGCGCTGCCGTGGCGCTCAACACGGCCCGGGTCGTCGCTGAGCACGCCGCGATCCGGCGGGTGCGCAACACGAGCCCGGTGCTCGATGACGACGTACCTCTGGGCGAGCTGGAGGCCGACCGGCACTACACGGTGACCGCCGACGACGGAACCCCCTTGCACGTCGAGGAGATCGGCCCGACCGACGCCCCGATCGTGGTCATCTTCGCGCACGGCTACACCAACAACCTGCGGGCCTGGCACTTCCAGGCGCTGGGGCTCTCGCAGGTCGACGATCCGCGGATGCGGCTGGTCTTCTACGACCAGCGCTCGCACGGCCGCTCCGGCCGCTCGCGCCGCGGCGATGCGACCATCGACCAGCTCGGCTCGGACCTCGAGCAGGTCGTGGCGGCCGCGACCAAGAACGAGCCCGTCGTGCTCGTCGGGCACTCGATGGGCGGCATGACGATCATGGCGCTCGCCGAACGCCGCCCCGACCTGTTTAGCGACCAGGTGATCGGTGTGGCGTTCTTGTCGACGTCCGCAGGCGATCTGCGCTCGGCGCTGCAGGCCGTCATGCCGTCCTCGATCATGCAGCGGTCTTTGCCTTACCTCGTGCGCAGTGCGCAGTTTGCGCCGCGCTCGGTCGAGCGGGGCCGCCGGCTGCTGGGCAACGCGGTGTGGCTCGCCGTACGCCGGCTGTCGTTTGGCCGGCGGCAGACCTCGGCGGTGCTCTCGGACTTCGTCGACCAGATGATCGGTGCGACGCCGGTTGAGGTCGTCGCCGACTTCTACCCGACGTTGGCCAGCCACGATCGGTCCGGCGCGCTGCCGACCCTTGCCGAGACCGAGGTGCTGATCATCGTCGGTGACGCCGACCGGATGACGCCGGTGGAGCACAGCGAGGCGATTGCCGCGGCGCTGCCGGAGTCAGACCTGTTCGTGATCCACGACGCGGGGCACATGGCGATGCTGGAGGAGCCTGAGCTGACGAACGCGCAGCTGATCGCCTTCATCCGCCGTGCCCTCAAGCGGGCCGAACGCGCGGGGAAGCGGAAGTCGGCATGA
- the tsaD gene encoding tRNA (adenosine(37)-N6)-threonylcarbamoyltransferase complex transferase subunit TsaD produces the protein MTGEPLVLGIETSCDETGVGIVRGTTLLANAVASSVQEHARFGGVVPEVASRAHLEAMVPTMHRALDEAGIALADVDAIAVTAGPGLAGALLVGVSAAKAYAEALGKPLYGVNHLAAHVAVDIVDHGPLPEPTMALLVSGGHTSILQVDDIGTQIELVGETIDDAAGEAYDKVARLLQLPYPGGPVIDRLAGQGAADAIAFPRGLTGPRDAAYDFSFSGLKTAVARWVERARAAGQPIAVADVAASFQEAVVDVLTAKTIAACRERGVTNLQIGGGVAANSRLRALAESRAADAGIEVRVPRRDLCTDNGAMVAALGAQLVAAGQPPSRPDLGTVPSLPVSTIRL, from the coding sequence GTGACTGGGGAGCCCCTGGTGCTGGGCATTGAGACCTCGTGCGACGAGACCGGTGTTGGCATCGTGCGGGGTACGACGCTGCTGGCCAACGCGGTCGCATCGAGCGTGCAGGAGCATGCCCGCTTCGGCGGCGTCGTACCCGAGGTCGCCTCGCGCGCGCATCTGGAGGCGATGGTGCCGACGATGCACCGCGCGCTCGATGAGGCCGGTATCGCGCTGGCCGATGTCGATGCGATCGCGGTGACTGCGGGCCCCGGTCTTGCCGGAGCGCTGCTGGTGGGTGTCTCGGCGGCCAAGGCGTACGCCGAGGCGCTGGGCAAGCCGCTCTATGGCGTCAACCACCTGGCCGCGCACGTGGCGGTCGACATCGTCGATCACGGTCCGCTGCCCGAGCCGACGATGGCGCTGTTGGTCAGCGGCGGGCACACCTCGATCCTGCAGGTTGACGACATCGGCACCCAGATCGAGCTGGTGGGCGAGACGATCGACGACGCGGCGGGGGAGGCCTACGACAAGGTCGCGCGCCTGCTGCAGCTGCCCTACCCGGGCGGTCCGGTGATCGACCGGCTCGCCGGGCAGGGTGCGGCCGACGCGATCGCGTTTCCGCGAGGGCTCACCGGCCCGCGCGATGCGGCGTACGACTTCTCCTTCTCCGGGCTCAAGACGGCGGTCGCGCGGTGGGTCGAGCGGGCCCGAGCGGCCGGTCAGCCGATCGCCGTCGCAGACGTTGCCGCCTCCTTCCAGGAAGCCGTGGTCGACGTACTCACGGCCAAGACAATTGCCGCCTGCCGCGAGCGCGGGGTCACGAACCTGCAGATCGGCGGTGGCGTGGCGGCTAACTCGCGACTTCGCGCGCTTGCCGAGTCGCGCGCCGCGGATGCCGGCATCGAGGTGCGGGTGCCGCGGCGCGACCTGTGCACCGACAACGGCGCGATGGTCGCCGCACTCGGAGCGCAGCTCGTCGCGGCCGGTCAGCCGCCGTCGCGCCCTGACCTGGGCACCGTGCCGTCGCTGCCGGTCAGCACCATCCGCCTCTAG
- the alr gene encoding alanine racemase, which produces MRHTGQVSQSEPACPDQASIEVDLDAIVANVATLRGRVQRPLMAVVKADAYGHGLVPVARAALAGGADALGVTTLAEAHALRDAGITARIMSWLHSPGTAYAPAIERDIELGLSRLAALDAAAEAPGVARVHLKVDTGLSRAGVTSGDWPEFVERAAKYAADGQVEVVGIWSHFACADSPGHPSVRAQCDRLVDAADVAREMGLGGFDLHIANSAATLTDPGSWFDMVRPGIAIYGLDPMGDDAAEHGLRPAMRARAATMMVKDVPAGTGVSYGHTYTTATDTRLALVPVGYADGIPRAASNAGLVRIGERKYQVAGRICMDQFVLDVGDDDVRPGDDVIIFGDPAAGDPPVEAWARSAGTINYEIVSRIGGRFARHYTGALADELGLAG; this is translated from the coding sequence ATGCGGCACACTGGTCAGGTGAGCCAGTCCGAGCCTGCCTGCCCTGATCAGGCCAGTATCGAGGTCGATCTCGATGCGATCGTCGCCAATGTCGCCACCCTCCGTGGCCGCGTGCAGCGGCCGCTGATGGCGGTGGTCAAGGCCGATGCCTATGGCCATGGGCTGGTCCCCGTCGCGCGCGCCGCGCTCGCCGGAGGAGCCGACGCGCTCGGGGTCACGACGCTCGCCGAAGCGCACGCGCTGCGCGATGCCGGCATCACCGCGCGGATCATGTCGTGGCTGCACTCGCCGGGCACGGCGTACGCCCCGGCCATCGAACGCGATATCGAGCTGGGGCTCTCGCGCCTGGCCGCGCTCGATGCCGCTGCTGAGGCGCCCGGGGTGGCACGGGTGCACCTGAAGGTCGATACCGGGCTCTCGCGCGCCGGCGTCACCAGCGGTGACTGGCCGGAGTTCGTCGAGCGGGCCGCCAAGTACGCCGCCGACGGCCAGGTCGAGGTCGTCGGGATCTGGAGCCACTTTGCCTGCGCCGACTCGCCGGGTCACCCGTCGGTGCGTGCGCAGTGCGATCGCCTCGTCGACGCTGCCGACGTCGCCCGGGAGATGGGTTTGGGCGGCTTTGACCTGCACATCGCCAACTCTGCAGCGACCCTCACCGACCCAGGTAGCTGGTTTGACATGGTGCGTCCCGGCATCGCGATCTACGGGCTCGACCCGATGGGCGACGACGCCGCCGAGCACGGGCTGCGCCCAGCGATGCGTGCGCGGGCCGCGACCATGATGGTCAAGGACGTGCCGGCTGGCACCGGCGTCTCCTACGGCCACACCTATACGACGGCGACCGACACCCGCCTGGCCCTCGTACCGGTCGGGTACGCCGATGGCATCCCGCGCGCCGCGAGCAACGCCGGGCTCGTGCGGATCGGCGAGCGCAAGTACCAGGTCGCCGGGCGCATCTGCATGGACCAGTTCGTCCTGGACGTCGGCGACGACGACGTCCGCCCGGGCGATGACGTCATCATCTTCGGTGACCCCGCTGCCGGTGACCCGCCGGTCGAGGCCTGGGCGCGGTCGGCCGGCACCATCAACTACGAGATCGTCTCGCGGATCGGCGGGCGCTTCGCCCGCCATTACACCGGTGCGCTCGCCGATGAGCTGGGGCTAGCGGGATGA
- a CDS encoding MMPL family transporter, protein MATLLYRLGHAAARRAKTVLAIWLIALAAVGGLAVAFSGTFTSELTIPGLKSQAALNELQDKLPAAGGTTGRIVFEAPEGSTLTDPAYQVLIGEAVTETEGLDKVGNVLPPLPGQSISEDGRLGYLTITFEGQITAIPVETLESIQQIADNAEVDGLNTEIGGAAVAQTPALGSTEAIGVIVAMVVLLVTFGSVVAAGLPMLTALIGLGIGVGGVLIVSGFIEMSNTAPILAVMLGLAVGIDYALFVVSKHRQQVRRGMEIEESIARATATSGTAVVFAGLTVVIALAGLSVVGIPFLTVMGLASAFTVAIAVLVAITLVPALLSLAGRKILPKKQREVAPTAAEIDAEEHHQPNRWIRFVSKRPVVASLLSIILLGVIAIPAMQLRLGLPTDETAPLDTTKRQAYDLVVDGFGEGANNPLIVTVKPDQPLQLDPQSTAAIEAGVQQQLAAQAQMPGAPALDPQTAQELGTMAVEQAKASQLLAPYVDRLAALDNVAAATPVSGTPDGEYFVIQVVPGTGASEEATSDLVHTLRDEIADLGDEYGATLDVTGLNVVGIDIADKLAAALPIYLAVVVGLALVLLLLVFRSIVVPLKAVVGFLLTIGASFGAVVAVYQLGWGGSLFGVDTPAPIVAFLPVLLIGILFGLSMDYEMFLVSGMREAHAHGTPAKRAVVDGYMVGSRVVTAAAIIMTSVFAGFILAPDPIIASIGFALAIGVLADAFVVRMTLVPAVMTLLGERAWYLPKWLDRMLPNVDVEGTALMERLERNERNERDERRETASVG, encoded by the coding sequence ATGGCAACCCTGCTCTACCGCCTCGGTCACGCTGCCGCGCGTCGCGCCAAGACCGTCCTGGCGATCTGGCTGATCGCGCTCGCGGCCGTCGGCGGTCTCGCCGTGGCCTTCAGCGGCACCTTCACCTCCGAGCTGACGATCCCGGGCCTGAAGTCGCAGGCCGCGCTCAACGAGCTGCAGGACAAGCTCCCCGCTGCCGGCGGCACCACCGGACGCATCGTGTTCGAGGCACCCGAGGGCAGCACGCTCACCGATCCGGCGTACCAGGTGCTGATCGGCGAAGCGGTCACCGAGACGGAGGGGCTGGACAAGGTCGGTAACGTGCTGCCACCGCTGCCCGGCCAGAGCATCTCCGAGGACGGGCGGCTCGGCTACCTCACGATCACCTTCGAAGGCCAGATCACCGCGATCCCCGTGGAGACCCTGGAGTCGATCCAGCAGATCGCCGACAACGCCGAGGTCGACGGGCTCAACACCGAGATCGGCGGCGCCGCCGTCGCCCAGACTCCGGCGCTCGGCTCGACCGAGGCCATCGGCGTCATCGTCGCGATGGTCGTGCTGCTGGTGACGTTTGGTTCAGTGGTCGCCGCCGGCCTGCCGATGCTCACCGCACTGATCGGGCTCGGCATCGGCGTGGGCGGCGTACTCATCGTCTCGGGCTTCATCGAGATGTCCAACACCGCACCGATCCTGGCCGTGATGCTGGGGCTCGCGGTCGGCATCGACTACGCGCTGTTCGTGGTCTCCAAACATCGCCAACAGGTACGCCGCGGCATGGAGATCGAGGAGTCGATCGCTCGCGCGACCGCAACCTCCGGCACCGCCGTGGTCTTTGCCGGGCTGACCGTCGTCATCGCGCTCGCCGGGCTGTCGGTCGTCGGGATCCCGTTCCTGACCGTGATGGGCCTGGCCTCAGCGTTCACCGTCGCGATCGCCGTACTCGTCGCGATCACCCTGGTGCCGGCACTGCTCTCGCTGGCCGGACGCAAGATTCTGCCCAAGAAGCAGCGTGAGGTTGCCCCGACAGCAGCGGAGATTGACGCCGAGGAGCACCACCAGCCCAACCGCTGGATCCGGTTCGTCAGCAAGCGCCCAGTCGTCGCGAGCCTGCTCAGCATCATCCTGCTCGGCGTGATCGCAATCCCGGCAATGCAGCTGCGTCTCGGGCTGCCGACCGACGAGACGGCACCGCTGGATACCACCAAGCGGCAGGCTTACGACCTCGTCGTCGACGGCTTCGGGGAGGGCGCTAACAACCCGCTGATCGTCACGGTCAAACCGGACCAGCCGCTGCAACTCGACCCGCAGTCAACCGCCGCGATCGAGGCTGGCGTGCAGCAGCAGCTCGCCGCACAGGCGCAGATGCCGGGCGCGCCGGCGCTGGATCCGCAGACCGCGCAGGAACTCGGCACCATGGCGGTCGAGCAGGCCAAAGCCTCGCAGTTGCTCGCGCCGTACGTCGACCGCCTGGCTGCGCTGGACAACGTCGCCGCCGCGACCCCGGTCAGCGGCACGCCCGACGGCGAGTACTTCGTGATCCAGGTTGTGCCGGGCACCGGTGCGTCAGAGGAGGCCACCAGCGATCTGGTGCACACGCTGCGCGATGAGATCGCCGATCTTGGTGACGAGTACGGCGCGACGCTGGACGTCACCGGTCTGAACGTGGTCGGCATCGACATCGCCGACAAGCTGGCGGCTGCACTGCCGATCTACCTGGCCGTCGTCGTGGGGCTCGCGCTGGTGCTGCTACTGCTCGTCTTCCGTTCGATCGTCGTACCGCTGAAGGCCGTCGTCGGCTTCCTGCTCACCATCGGCGCGTCCTTCGGCGCGGTCGTGGCGGTCTACCAGCTCGGCTGGGGCGGCAGCCTGTTCGGTGTCGATACGCCGGCGCCTATCGTCGCGTTCTTGCCGGTGCTGCTGATCGGCATCCTGTTTGGGCTGTCGATGGACTACGAGATGTTCCTGGTCTCGGGTATGCGTGAGGCACACGCGCACGGCACCCCGGCCAAGCGCGCCGTCGTCGACGGCTACATGGTGGGCTCGCGGGTCGTGACCGCCGCGGCCATCATCATGACCTCGGTGTTTGCCGGATTCATCCTCGCGCCGGACCCGATCATCGCCTCGATCGGCTTCGCGCTGGCGATCGGCGTACTCGCTGATGCGTTCGTGGTACGGATGACGCTGGTGCCGGCGGTCATGACCCTGCTCGGCGAGCGCGCCTGGTATCTGCCGAAGTGGCTGGACCGCATGCTGCCGAACGTGGACGTGGAGGGTACGGCGCTGATGGAGCGACTCGAGCGCAACGAGCGCAACGAGCGCGACGAGCGGCGCGAGACGGCTTCGGTCGGCTAG
- the tsaB gene encoding tRNA (adenosine(37)-N6)-threonylcarbamoyltransferase complex dimerization subunit type 1 TsaB, giving the protein MIVLAIDSATARLVAGVVDIAASGAVRELSAVTDEGSRRHAEVLTPAIHEALQTASAAPEGIVVGLGPGPFTGLRVGIVTAAAFGDALGIPVWGIGTHLAIADGQADALVISDARRREVYYSTYDQAGVQSSLGVAPLAEVPIGAARTVLHPGVAAYADQLAALGLPTDEAFPSAASLARAAHREGLIGGASSPLTPIYLRTPDAAEPAARPPLDLVWPAEQP; this is encoded by the coding sequence ATGATCGTTTTAGCTATCGACTCCGCGACTGCTCGGCTGGTGGCCGGAGTCGTGGATATCGCTGCATCCGGCGCGGTCCGGGAGCTCTCGGCGGTCACCGACGAAGGCAGCCGCCGACACGCCGAGGTGCTCACGCCGGCGATTCACGAGGCGCTGCAGACTGCCTCGGCCGCGCCCGAAGGGATCGTCGTCGGGCTCGGACCGGGCCCGTTCACTGGGTTGCGGGTCGGCATCGTCACCGCCGCTGCCTTCGGCGACGCGCTCGGGATCCCGGTCTGGGGCATCGGCACGCACCTGGCGATCGCCGACGGGCAGGCCGACGCGCTGGTGATCAGCGATGCACGGCGGCGCGAGGTCTACTACTCGACGTACGACCAGGCCGGCGTGCAGAGTTCGCTTGGGGTCGCGCCGCTGGCGGAGGTGCCGATCGGCGCAGCGCGCACTGTCTTGCATCCCGGCGTAGCGGCGTACGCCGACCAGCTCGCCGCGCTGGGACTGCCTACAGACGAGGCATTTCCGTCCGCGGCAAGCCTGGCGCGTGCGGCGCACCGCGAGGGGCTGATCGGCGGCGCATCGAGCCCGCTCACGCCGATCTACCTGCGTACCCCGGATGCGGCCGAGCCGGCAGCGCGCCCGCCGTTGGATCTTGTGTGGCCGGCGGAGCAGCCGTGA